The following coding sequences lie in one Massilia sp. KIM genomic window:
- a CDS encoding M1 family metallopeptidase, whose translation MKTRFLLRAAATAILGAWSACAFALDPLSYAKYDQVKTSALHMDLKADFARKTLDGYAELTLDWLDKSATTLDLDTRELSIAKIEAQDAGGAWRAVRYTLDKFDPEKGQALRIALPGQPNKVRIHYRTAPTATALQWLTPAQTLSGKRPFMFSQSQSINARSWVPIQDTPAVRFTYTARIQAPEGLRVVMSADNDAKATGKGGWKFTMPQPIPSYLLAIGIGELDVRSLGPRTGVYAEPKRIGAAEYELADTEKMVAAAESLYGPYRWGRYDMLVLPPSFPIGGMENPRLTFLTPTMIAGDRSLVDLIAHELAHSWSGNLVTNASWKHWWLNEGFTTYVTTRILEKIYGEEVATMNLQLEQEEALEHLKTLAKEKQALVTRHPDTSSEHYTDEELAYPKGAWFLRTLEQRAGRAAFDPFLRGWFDQHAFQSVTTEQFVAYLRANLLAKNPQVMSEAELDEWLYGPGIPASAKLAVSERLARLNATTAAWLKGELDTAQLPTKAWNAAEWMKFLNDIDNKADAKRLEELDKAYGLAKTGNNEVAFRFYRASVHAGYRGIRPNLEAFLMSVGRQKFVVPLYAALRANEQDRAWAERVYKAARARYHPETQASVDKQMNKR comes from the coding sequence ATGAAAACACGTTTTCTGTTGCGCGCCGCCGCCACCGCCATCCTCGGCGCCTGGAGCGCCTGCGCGTTCGCGCTCGACCCCCTGAGCTACGCCAAGTACGACCAGGTGAAAACCAGTGCCCTGCACATGGACCTGAAGGCCGACTTCGCGCGCAAGACCCTGGACGGCTACGCCGAGCTGACCCTCGACTGGTTGGACAAATCCGCCACCACCCTCGACCTCGACACCCGCGAGCTGAGCATCGCCAAAATCGAAGCCCAGGATGCCGGCGGCGCCTGGCGCGCCGTCCGCTACACCCTCGACAAGTTCGACCCGGAGAAGGGCCAGGCCCTGCGCATCGCGCTGCCCGGCCAGCCGAACAAGGTGCGCATCCACTACCGCACCGCGCCCACCGCCACCGCCCTGCAGTGGCTGACGCCGGCCCAGACCCTGTCGGGCAAGCGTCCCTTCATGTTCAGCCAGTCGCAATCGATCAACGCGCGTTCCTGGGTGCCGATCCAGGACACGCCGGCGGTGCGCTTCACCTACACCGCCCGCATCCAGGCGCCGGAAGGCCTGCGCGTGGTGATGAGCGCCGATAACGACGCCAAGGCCACCGGCAAGGGCGGCTGGAAATTCACCATGCCGCAGCCGATCCCGTCCTACCTGCTGGCGATCGGCATCGGCGAGCTGGACGTGCGCTCGCTGGGCCCGCGCACCGGCGTCTACGCCGAACCGAAGCGCATCGGCGCCGCCGAGTACGAGCTGGCCGACACTGAGAAAATGGTGGCGGCGGCCGAGTCGCTCTACGGCCCGTATCGCTGGGGGCGCTACGACATGCTGGTGCTGCCGCCTTCCTTCCCGATCGGCGGCATGGAGAATCCGCGCCTGACCTTCCTGACCCCGACCATGATCGCGGGCGACCGCAGCCTGGTCGACCTGATCGCCCACGAGCTGGCGCACAGCTGGTCGGGCAACCTGGTGACCAACGCCTCCTGGAAGCACTGGTGGCTGAACGAAGGCTTCACCACCTACGTGACCACGCGCATCCTCGAAAAGATCTACGGCGAAGAAGTCGCCACCATGAACCTGCAGCTCGAGCAGGAAGAGGCGCTGGAGCACCTCAAGACCCTGGCGAAGGAAAAGCAGGCCCTGGTCACGCGCCACCCGGACACCTCGTCCGAACACTACACCGACGAGGAGCTGGCCTATCCGAAGGGCGCCTGGTTCCTGCGCACACTCGAGCAGCGCGCCGGCCGCGCCGCCTTCGATCCCTTCCTGCGCGGCTGGTTCGACCAGCACGCCTTCCAGAGCGTGACCACCGAGCAGTTCGTCGCCTACCTGCGCGCCAACCTGCTGGCCAAGAACCCTCAGGTCATGAGCGAGGCCGAGCTGGATGAATGGCTGTACGGCCCGGGTATCCCGGCCAGCGCCAAGCTCGCCGTGTCCGAGCGCCTGGCGCGCCTGAACGCCACGACGGCGGCCTGGCTCAAGGGCGAGCTGGACACCGCCCAGCTGCCTACCAAGGCATGGAACGCCGCCGAGTGGATGAAGTTCTTGAACGACATCGACAACAAGGCCGACGCCAAGCGTCTGGAAGAACTGGACAAGGCCTACGGCCTGGCGAAGACCGGCAACAACGAGGTGGCCTTCCGCTTCTACCGAGCCTCGGTGCATGCCGGCTACCGCGGCATCCGTCCCAACCTGGAAGCCTTCCTGATGAGCGTGGGCCGCCAGAAGTTCGTGGTGCCGCTCTACGCCGCCCTGCGCGCCAACGAGCAGGATCGGGCCTGGGCCGAACGCGTCTACAAGGCGGCGCGCGCGCGTTACCACCCCGAGACCCAGGCCAGCGTCGACAAGCAGATGAACAAACGATGA
- a CDS encoding CehA/McbA family metallohydrolase translates to MKTALLSPLFSALMLAACAPAAAAPSEHREFDATLYAPFQGGAQAQRSFTLQFDYPGLPRAGVVDWRVELVRPDGRVALRWRGETLLEGESLSVPLAWSGRIGRRVAPPGIYRVRLHASLRGDAHQALSQSWEIAVGAPPAPAMPRFQALPGAAGAPGAAPAPATLPYTVYLGNLHSQTNHSDGGAAVTACKGAQDPLSAPFGPDAAFDFARRQGLDILAASEHNHMYDGSEGSAPEADPARAKALYQSGLASAEAFSKAYPGFLAVYGMEWGVINNGGHLNIFNSRELLGWEKNAKGELLADTLSPRGDYAALYTLMRERGWVGQFNHPALAGQFQVNGVPLAYTRDGDEAMVLCEVMNTSAFSTNLSESETRRSNFEAACNKLLEAGYHLAFSTNQDNHCANWGASSANRTGVLIAQGAPLTMDSFVEALRARRVFATMDKHSQLVFTANGRMMGERLRNRGPLTLAAHFASAAGRSVAAVAIMEGVPGRNGEVSRLSETATTTYTPAPGEHFYYARITQDDGGVLWSAPVWVTQE, encoded by the coding sequence ATGAAGACCGCTCTCCTATCCCCTCTCTTTTCCGCCCTGATGCTGGCCGCCTGCGCGCCGGCCGCCGCCGCCCCGAGCGAGCACAGGGAGTTCGACGCCACGCTGTACGCGCCCTTCCAGGGCGGGGCCCAGGCCCAGCGCAGCTTTACCCTGCAGTTCGACTATCCGGGCCTGCCGCGGGCCGGCGTGGTCGACTGGCGGGTGGAACTGGTGCGCCCGGACGGCCGGGTAGCGCTGCGCTGGCGCGGCGAGACGCTGCTCGAGGGCGAAAGCCTGAGCGTGCCGCTGGCCTGGTCGGGCCGCATCGGCAGGCGCGTCGCCCCGCCCGGCATCTACCGGGTGCGCCTGCACGCCAGCCTGCGCGGCGATGCCCACCAGGCCCTGAGCCAGAGCTGGGAGATCGCGGTCGGCGCGCCGCCGGCGCCGGCCATGCCGCGCTTCCAGGCGCTGCCGGGAGCCGCCGGCGCGCCGGGGGCGGCGCCGGCGCCCGCCACGCTTCCCTACACGGTCTACCTGGGCAACCTGCACAGCCAGACCAACCACAGCGACGGCGGCGCCGCCGTCACCGCCTGCAAGGGCGCCCAGGATCCGCTCAGCGCGCCCTTCGGTCCCGACGCGGCTTTCGACTTCGCGCGCAGGCAGGGGCTGGACATCCTGGCCGCGTCCGAGCATAACCACATGTACGACGGCTCGGAAGGCAGCGCCCCGGAGGCCGACCCGGCGCGCGCCAAGGCCCTGTACCAGTCGGGCCTGGCGAGCGCGGAAGCCTTCTCGAAGGCGTATCCCGGCTTTCTTGCCGTGTACGGCATGGAGTGGGGCGTCATCAACAATGGCGGCCACCTCAACATCTTCAACAGCCGCGAGCTGCTGGGCTGGGAAAAGAACGCCAAGGGAGAGCTGCTGGCCGATACCCTCAGCCCGCGCGGCGACTATGCCGCCCTGTACACCCTGATGCGCGAACGCGGCTGGGTGGGCCAGTTCAATCACCCGGCCCTGGCCGGCCAGTTCCAGGTGAACGGCGTGCCGCTCGCCTACACCCGCGACGGCGACGAGGCGATGGTGCTGTGCGAAGTGATGAACACCAGCGCCTTCTCGACCAACCTGAGCGAGAGCGAAACCCGGCGCAGCAATTTCGAGGCCGCCTGCAACAAGCTGCTCGAGGCGGGCTACCACCTGGCCTTCAGCACCAACCAGGACAACCACTGCGCCAACTGGGGCGCGAGCTCCGCCAACCGCACCGGCGTCCTGATTGCCCAGGGCGCGCCGCTGACCATGGACAGCTTCGTGGAAGCCCTGCGCGCACGGCGCGTGTTCGCGACCATGGACAAGCATTCGCAGCTGGTGTTCACCGCCAACGGGCGCATGATGGGCGAGCGCCTGCGCAACCGGGGACCGCTCACCCTGGCCGCACATTTCGCCAGCGCGGCGGGCAGGTCGGTGGCGGCGGTGGCGATCATGGAAGGGGTCCCGGGCCGCAACGGCGAGGTGAGCCGCCTGTCGGAGACCGCCACCACCACCTACACGCCGGCCCCCGGCGAGCATTTCTACTACGCCCGCATCACCCAGGACGATGGCGGGGTGCTGTGGTCGGCCCCGGTCTGGGTCACCCAGGAGTGA
- a CDS encoding TMEM165/GDT1 family protein yields MDAFLVSTGIVALAEIGDKTQLLAFLLAARFRRPMPIVAGIFVATILNHAFAAAVGALVSELLGPGVMRWVLGLSFLGMAAWILVPDEIDEEEASLARHGVFLTTLIAFFVAEMGDKTQVATVALAARYESMAAIVAGTTFGMMLANVPAVIFGERIAKRVPVRLVHGIAALIFVVLGVATLLGAGEGLGF; encoded by the coding sequence ATGGACGCCTTCCTCGTTTCGACCGGCATCGTGGCGCTCGCCGAGATCGGCGACAAGACCCAGCTGCTGGCCTTCCTGCTGGCGGCGCGCTTTCGCCGCCCGATGCCCATCGTGGCCGGCATCTTCGTCGCCACCATCCTGAACCACGCCTTCGCGGCGGCGGTGGGCGCGCTGGTGAGCGAGCTGCTCGGCCCGGGCGTGATGCGCTGGGTGCTGGGCCTGTCCTTCCTGGGCATGGCGGCCTGGATCCTGGTGCCGGACGAGATCGACGAGGAAGAGGCCAGCCTGGCGCGCCACGGCGTCTTCCTCACCACCCTGATCGCCTTCTTCGTGGCCGAGATGGGCGACAAGACCCAGGTCGCCACCGTGGCGCTGGCGGCGCGCTACGAATCGATGGCGGCCATTGTCGCCGGCACCACCTTCGGCATGATGCTGGCCAACGTGCCGGCCGTGATCTTCGGCGAGCGCATCGCCAAACGCGTGCCGGTCAGGCTGGTGCACGGCATCGCGGCCCTGATCTTCGTGGTGCTGGGCGTCGCCACCCTGCTCGGCGCGGGCGAAGGCCTGGGCTTCTGA